The DNA segment AAACATACTCGTGAGGCTGTCGAAAAGGCAATAGCAGATACTAAACAGAATACAGGTATGGTATTAAATTTTGCGCTCAATTATGGAGGACGCAGTGAATTGATTGAAGCTTCTAAAGTTCTTGCTGAGAAAGTCAAAGTTGGAGAAATTGAAGTTGAAGATATTACAGAATCTTTATTTGAAGAATCTTTAATGACACATGCGTTAAAGGATTATCAAGATGTTGATTTCATGATTCGTACGAGTGGTGAAGAGCGAATCAGTAATTTTATGTTATGGCAAAATGCGTATAGTGAATTTTACTTTTCTCAAGATCTTTGGCCTGACTTTAATGAACAAGCATTAGAACAAGCTATCGGAGTTTATCAAAAACGACATCGACGTTTTGGGGGATTATAATTAAGTTAGGAGGAAATACAAGTGAAACAACGCATTATAACGGCAATTATTGCTCTTATTCTTTTTGTTCCAGTCGTTTATATGGGTTCTTGGATTCTAGAACTTGTAGTTGCAGGTCTGGGGATAATTGCATTATTTGAACTATTTAGAATGAAGGGCAATAAGCTCTTTACTATAGAAGGTATTATTTCTATTTTGGCTTTGTTAGGATTATTATTTCCACATTATGTGGCTATGTTTTTACCAGAATATATGAATACACAAGTGATTTTGTATCTCTTTGTCTTATTATTGTTAGTCTGTACCGTATTTTCAAAAAACAATTTTACGTTTGATGACGTTGCGGTTTCAGTTCTAGGAATAATGTACATAGGGTACGGATTTAAATTCTTGTTGTTAACAAGAGATTCAGGATTAGATTTATTGTTATTTGTTTTATTTGTAGTTTGGGCAACAGATATTGGAGCTTACTTAATTGGTAGGAAATTGGGTAAACACAAGCTTGCTCCATCCATTAGCCCTAATAAAACCATTGAAGGTGCTTTGGGCGGAATAGTTATGGCCCTGATTGTAGCATTCATTTATCTGACCTACTATCCACAAAATTACAATACAGGTTGGATGTTAGCTTTAACGGTTGTTCTTTCAGGAGCTGGTCAACTAGGCGACTTAGTTGAATCTGCATTTAAGCGGTATTACAATGTGAAAGATTCTGGTAATTTGCTTCCTGGTCATGGCGGTATTTTAGATCGATTTGACAGCTTGCTTTTTGTATTGCCGATCCTTTATTTTTCAGGGTTGATTTAATCTTCATATGAAACAAGAAAGTAGTTGTCCTTTATTGTGATGGCTACTTTTCTCGTATAGACAATAAATTGATAAGTCGATTGGTTATTACACTCAAATTATGATAGAATTAAACTTGTTTTGTACGCAGGTTTAATCATAAAATTAAGAATAAATTTTTAATGAAGTACAAAGGAGAGAGTATATGATCACTACCATTATTACCTTTATCATAGTGTTTAGTATTTTAGTAATTTTTCACGAATTCGGACATTATTATTTTGCAAAAAAAGCAGGTATTTTAGTTAGAGAATTTGCTATTGGATTTGGACCTAAAATATTTTCTTATCGTAAAGGTGAAACAACGTTTACGATTCGCATCTTACCTGTGGGCGGATATGTTCGTATGGCTGGATATGAAGAAGAAACTGAAATAAAACCAGGTACACCGATTGGTTTAATAGTAAACGACAATAATGAAGTGACATTAATCAATAATTATAAGAAAAAGCAATTATTAGATGCTGTCCCAATGGAAATAAGTGCTATTGATTT comes from the Carnobacterium sp. 17-4 genome and includes:
- a CDS encoding phosphatidate cytidylyltransferase; this translates as MKQRIITAIIALILFVPVVYMGSWILELVVAGLGIIALFELFRMKGNKLFTIEGIISILALLGLLFPHYVAMFLPEYMNTQVILYLFVLLLLVCTVFSKNNFTFDDVAVSVLGIMYIGYGFKFLLLTRDSGLDLLLFVLFVVWATDIGAYLIGRKLGKHKLAPSISPNKTIEGALGGIVMALIVAFIYLTYYPQNYNTGWMLALTVVLSGAGQLGDLVESAFKRYYNVKDSGNLLPGHGGILDRFDSLLFVLPILYFSGLI